CTGAAGAAGGGGTTAGGGGATCTCCCATATTGCCCAGTGGGTCATCTCAGGAGGAAGATGGACATGAATGGACCCAGAGGTCCCCCCAGCCTTTGGAAGTTGATGCAGGTAGGTAGGACAGAAGAGGATTAAGCAGAGCAAGATGTCATGGACTTGAGGTCGGGGAGACCAGAATACCTGGAATGACCACTGAAAGAAATGTTAGCTGGGAGAGTCAAAAGGGCAAGGTGATTCTCAGGGATAGGATATTTGAATTGGGGATGGTTGTGTGTATTGGGAATGGGACATTTACTTAATGAATTTTATTACTTGCTCTTAGATGAGTCATGGGACTGGATAATGAGGTCTAGAGGACAGAAACTCTGATATACATAGAAACTCTGAATGCCAGCATATTCAGAGTTAATGGGGAATGCAGTTATACTTCATGTTTTGTCAGGGTCACACTTGGAATGATGAGGCTATGGCAGAAAGTCAGGCCTGGATTCAAGATTGGTGAAATTGAGGTTATTGGGTTGCTTTCTTGGGAAGGAAATGTATTCTGGAGTGGAAAGAACACCTTTTTGAGGAAGGGAACAACCAGTTTTACTCCCTCACTTAAAAGAAATTCTTTCAGCTCAATTTCTATCACTTTCCTGccactttccccattttttattttttattttctttacttctttctttcctaatgGCTATCCATCTTTGctacttttgttcttccatcttGTAACTTGTTGGCTTTTCTTACTTTAGTCCAACTTCTTTCCCTAGTGCTGTTTACGCCAATCTTATCTCTCTTgcccaaattttctctttattatgcAGGTCTCCTTACATGCTCTCTTCCTAATGGCTTTGGGGGAACATCTGGACTGGATGGGGAGCTGGGTCTGGCACCTCCCGATGCTAGTATCCTTATCAGTAATGTATGCAGTATTGGAGACCGGACTGCCCAAGAACTGTTCCAAGGAGCTGAATTAGGAGCTGCAGAGGAGCAGGAGCTTCCAGGAGAAAAGGCTGGGCAGCATAGCCCCCTTGGGGAGGAGCATGTAACATGTGTACAGAGTAAGGAGATGCCTGGTACCCTTGGGTTCAGAACAAGAGTTTTCTTCTGAGTTCTAGTGTTTTGCATTTGTTTTCAAATTGGAGTCCAGAGGTCCAATTCACTtagttccttctctcctttcctaggCATCCTAGATGAATTCCTTCAGACCTATGGCAGCCTCATTCCTCTTAGCACAGATGAAGTGGTAGAGAAATTGGAAGATATTTTCCAGCAAGAGTTCTCCACACCTTCTAGGTGAGCCTCAGCATATGCCCTTTGCTAGATCACtaattagaattttttattttattgatttattttagtaACTAGAATTTTAATGCTTCCAAATTAAATAGCTGTGTTTTTAGATAGGTActggaagaggggaaaaactaTTTTTGCCCTTGAGGAGGGAACCAAAGACTGGGGGACATGATATGTGAATCTCAAGGAACTAGGGATGGGATACTTGGTAATTAAACCTGCAGACAATGTTGAAAGGGAAAtgtgggaggggagggaagagacaaTGGTTTAGGAGAGCTCTTATGTTGTCTGGCACTTCTCTGCCTGTCTCATTCTTCTTGTGTCACCAATTCTTGGACCTTACCAGAAAAGGGTTAGTTCAGCAGCTGATCCAGTCATACCAGCGTATGCCAGGCAATGCTATGGTGAGAGGCTTTCGTGTGGCCTATAAGCGGCACGTGCTGACCATGGATGACCTGGGGACCTTGTACGGGCAGAACTGGCTTAATGACCAGGTGAGGGATAGAGTTGGGTGAGGATCTGGGGCCAGGAGACATGGATCTTATTTAGGTACAGGTTAGACCAGGTGATCTCTGAGTTCCATTCTATTCATGAGATTTTGTGATCTCTGAGGgtagaaaagtctggaaatagGATACCTGGGTTCCTTGGATAGAATCTTCTCTAGAAAAAGGGGAGAGGGCAGGTTGAGTGGTCTTGTCTCTGTAGTGGGAGGAGGAAGGACAATGTTTctagggcttttaaaaaatctcttctaaagtaattttcttctttaatcctATCTCCTAAAGGTGATGAATATGTATGGAGACCTAGTAATGGACACTGTGCCAGAGAAGGTAGGATGGACCAAATGTCTCAGGCTCTAAGATGAGCCTGGAGTTGGAAtggacaaaattgaaaaaaaggggAGTGATTGTAGAACTTTTAAGTAGTGGTAGAAGAACATTTCAATTGGGGATGAGGAATGGGACAATCCTATTTTTTTTAGCAGACAAAAACACCTTTGGAAGGCCTTCCTTAGAAGAACTATAGATTTAAGACAAGATGAGACCTTAAAGGGTAGCAccatggtacaatggatagaatactaagattaagcctagagtcaggaagacttgagttcaaatatagcttctaacatttactagctgtgtgaccctgggcaagtgacttcaccctgtttgcctgatttcctcatctgtgaaatgatgtgATTTCATGTTGATCTGGAGATATGTCTAATGGGAGGCGAAGGTTTTCCTCATACTATTCTCTGTATAGTCTGTGTAGACTGAGAAGAGGTTTATTTTAATACTGCTGATCCAAAGGCAAGATGTCTGGTCTATGAGTGAAGCTGGGGAGAATTAGATTCCTGATTTCCTGAAGAAAAGATAGGAAGTGGTATTTAATTGATGAAGTCCAtactaagggcagctaggtggtgcagtggatagagcaccagccctgaagtcagcaggacctgagttcaaatctggcctcagacacttaacgcttcctagctatgttaccctgggcaagtagattaaccctaactgcctcagcaaaaacaaaacaaaacaaaacaaaaaaaaccacaaaagatGAAGTCCATACTTAACAGGCTTAATTAGGGAATAACTAACACCTTCCTGCCAATATACCTCCCATCTAACTCAACCCTATCATCTTTACCATTTGCAGCCTTTTAAGAATTTCTTAAATTGAAAGCTGAGCTCCTACCAGAAACCACTTGGAAAAAGGAGGGGACTAGAAGAAATTGTAGCTCCAGGAACTATAGAGGAGGTGAAGATTAGATATCCTGAGGGGAataggggcttgtgggaaaacagggatcaAAGATGGATTTTTAGGTATATTGGGATTGAGAAGGTGAAAACTAGTATTCTTTCCCTTTGAATGTCCATCCATGAAGATGCCTTCTCCCTTCATCCCCTTCCCCCAATCTCTTACAGGTTTTCCTCACACTCCATTGGTTTTCCTCTTACTTCTTTGCTTCTCCTGATGGAATTTAAACTTCCACATTTGCCCTGGAGAATAATAACCACTAACAACAATGATCTgtgtttacatagcactttaaagtttgtaaatcGATTTACATATgataatctcatttaatcctgaGTCAGCTCTAGACTTGTGCTGTTATTACATTTTACTGAGGGGTCTGAGgatgagagaatttaaatcatttaaggtcacacagctagtaaagtatgtgaggtaggatttgaattggggtcttcctaaatccaagtcTTTTACTCTGCCCTATGCTAAGTAGAAACTCTCTTCAGTTTTACCTTCAATAATTACATTCTCTACATGGAGTTTACCTTATAATTAAAAAGGGGTAAAGGCCCTTTGCTCCTATTTGTATAGGAGCAACTGAAGATATTTGAGGCTTAGGTGGGCTAGAAGAGCTTCAGAGAAAGTGAGATGGACTAAGGATGGTGTGCATAAGCAGTTAACACGGGTCTTTCCAGTTGGCAGCAGGTAGTCTAATTATAAGAGCTTCTttcaaagagaataaaagagaggaagataTGCTTTAGCTCAAAATGCCTTCTGCCCTGCTTCATGGGCAAACAGGAACAAATGGACTGCCAGCAGAAGACTCCCTTATTCTTCCTCTCTGTTAAGGAGCCAGTGACCAGGAGGCTGTGTTAAGAGGCCAACCACCTGTCCTTTCTTTCCAAGGACCAGGAAGGATGATCCTGCTATAGGCTCTAGAATATGTAGTATGGGCAAAAGAGGAGGAGACTGGCATTGGAAGGGAATTAGAGGTAAACCTGTCCAAGTCTGGGAGAATGGGAAGTCTCCAGATATCTGTTCTGAAAACctcataaatcttttattttggggggaagacagcaaaatataatggaaaaaagtgAACAGAACTTTGACCTTTGAGGTCTGAACAGCTAGGACTTAAAATTAAAACCATAACTCTTCCCTATCCCTAGTTGTGTgaatctgggtaagtcatttaacttctttgaagCATAGAttgttcatatataaaatgggggaaatgccTGTAATACTTAActcacaattttatatatatatgcaatgctACAAGTGGTTCTTTTTTGAAAGACATTAATTGCATATTATAAAGACTCCTTATTACATTAGGGagaatggctctttttttttaaattagatatcAACCTCTTTGTACCTATCTTTGAAACAATTGAGGATGTTCCCATATTCCtcacttctctcatttttttgatATAAGGAgtaattgaggaaagaaaaaaatggagagaattattcatttttttttttttcctctacttcaaGTGTAGGATAAGATTTAGGATTAGAGATCTGATCCCAGTTTCCCAAAGATCCAAGGATTTAAAGAGTGGCTGACAGGGAAAAGATTGTGGGAAATAGGATGCCAGAGAAGGGGCAGGAAAGTTTCATTGCTGAGGAACCAATTGCCTAGATTTCTTGAGGGAGTAAGTACTGTTTGATGGATCAGGTATTAGGGACCTAGGTATTTCAGATAACTCTTACTGGCTCTTGTGTCATTTCGACAGGTTCATTTCTTCAACAGTTTTTTCTATGACAAACTCCGTACCAAGGGTTATGATGGAGTAAAAAGGTGGACCAAAAATGTGAGTTTCAGAATTATTCTCTCCCGTCTACCagtaatatttttcatcttttaaggAGTAATTCTGTTTCTCATCCCTtccattttttcactttcttctgaTCTTCCCCCAAAGATTCCCTGCCAAAGAGCAGATGTAATCCATGATTAGCAGAATAGTTCTCAACATCTTTTGTGTTTATCATTGTCTTAtatctttccacattcatcactACAAAACTCACAATCCTGAATGGGGTGATGGGGAGAGGAAATGGCTTGCAGATGAGACCTAGCTCTGGGGGATCCAGGCATTCAGCTCATTCCTTTTTAACCTAGTCGTCTAGGTCCTTAAAGCCATGGGACATGCAGCTTGcacttcttccaaatttctttctaaagCTCAAGTGTCTCCTTCTCCCCAAATTCTTAGctcacatttcattttcttttcccaggtggatatcttcaataaggAACTCCTACTGATCCCAATCCACTTGGAAGTACACTGGTCACTTATTTCTGTAGATGTGAGGCAGCGGACCATCACTTATTTTGACTCACAGCGTACCCTCAACCGAAGATGTCCCAAGGTGAGGAATTGTGATATGAGCCTATTACTAAGGGATATAATTAGTTATTGATATTGAGAAATTGAAGGATTTGATGTTAGTCAAAAGGAGTATTAGTGtggtctctttttaaaaatttttcttttttctttctttttttttttttttaactatatgaTACTATATGTGACTGTattgttaaaaaatcttttgaccAGGTAACTATATGGCGAAGTAGATacagtactagccctgaagtctggaggacttgAGTggaaattttgcctcagacatcctagctttgtgactggacaagtcacttaatcccacttgcctcaaaaaaaggaaaaaaaaatcttaagaccTCAACTTcggtttccacatctgtaaattggagataataaaacCCAGGGTTTTTAGAgggctatttatttattcattcattcatttatttatttattgctgaggtgtcagatcagatttgaactcaggtcctcttgacttcaggactggtgctctatccactgtgccaccaagctgcccctaGAGGATTATTTTCAACATGACATGAGATAATGTAATCAGTGTTTTAGAaccttaaattattatataactgTTGGCTAATATTCTTCCTACCAATTCAGCATATTGCTAAGCTACCTACAGGCTGAGGCAGTAAAGAAGGATCGATTAGATTTCCACCAGGGATGGAAGGGTTATTTCAAGATGGTGAGTAAATCAGTATAGTACTTGAATGTGTGGGGGAAAGAGCTTATATATTCAAAAGCTTCCAGGCATagttgatgtattttttttcttcctaccagAATGTGGCCAGACAAAATAATGACAGTGACTGTGGTGCCTTTGTATTGCAGGTGAGCCAGTCGGTAGACTGTATTACTATCTTCTCCCCTGTATTCTGTCATTTCAAACATGAGGAATGACAGCAGGCTTTCTCTGAGTATCACCACCATCTTAGAAATCCCAGAAGGGCTTATTCATTCAGCCTTTTTTTTGTGGCTTTCTAGCCTCTTATATTGGGATTCAGAATATTGACTATATCTGGTCCTCATATTGTTGAGCTCAGAAAAGACTTCTAATTGATTACAACCAAAATTATCCTCTTAAGAATTTTCTCACTATTTTCTTTGTTGCCCTTACTGTCCCTTTTTTACTTCATACCCAGTATTGCAAGTACCTGGCCCTGTCTCAGCCCTTCAGCTTCACACAGCAAGACATGCCCAAACTTCGTCGGCAGATCTACAAAGAACTGTGTCACTGCAAACTCACTGTGTGAGCCTTGGATGCCAGGCCCCCCACCCTATGTGAAGGCTGAAGAACATCTTTACCCTCTCTGACCTGCAAAAAcctattcctttttctccctaGACCCAGTGACTTtctcatatatatttgtttttcatatttaaatgtttcccttggtttctgggttttttttttttgttttgttttttttgttttttttttaatccctattGATTTGTGGGGGGTAGGATTGGCACTGGGaaccccctttcctttctctatccctctATCCTGAAGGGAGTGTGGTAAGAGGGTGTGATGAGCACTTCCCTTTCCATATTTATGGAACTTGGAAGTTTTTTTTGTATGGGGatgggtggggggtgggggggtcaGGGTAGTGGATTAAGGGATTCCTGTATGCCATGCCATCAGATTTTGCCTGTTTgtttatctacatatatatatatatatatatatatatatatgtctgtatgtatatatatatatatatatatatatatatatatatatagatagataagatagatgtgtgtgtatgtgtgtgtgtgtgtgtgtgtatgtgtgtgcgtatgtgtgtgtgtgtgtaaatatatatgtatatatataaacagtcaGTGATCCTACTGTGGTCAATAAAGGATCCTTTGGAGATTGTGTATGGTGGATATCTTGCTAGATGCAGATTGAAGATCAAATGATCTTTGTCCTATTCCTTCCCTAAGTGGAATGCAGAGGGATATGGTCCTTTTCAGATTGTGCCTAGGAATTAGAGGTAATGTTTCTCTTCAAGTAACAATGATTTGTGTTCCCTCTTACCTAATTTATTAAGGGGAGTtgagaggcagatttcagaagTCTGTCTTGCCTTGAAACACTTTCCTGATAACCAGTTCAAAACTCAGACAAAGAAGTCAACTTCAAAGGAATTTGGAGAACTAGAAGGGGGGGAGGGGTCGCCTTAAGGCAGGAAATTAAAGACGAGGGAACAGAACTCTATGGGATTTGGGTAATGCCCTGAGTTTTCGATCTTTTCTATAGCCTCTTTAAGTTTATTTAAGAGGATGTAGGCTTCTTATATATCCTTTGGCCGTTGTTGCtgttgtgtaatttttttttttttttttaacacaaccAGTTACAAATCATTTGTTGGATGGGGGTGTGTGTTTAGGAATCGAATGGAACGgtgagtcatttaaaaaatttttgcaagggAGTTGCCGATGAAAAGTTATGATCTGGGTGATTGGTTCTCGGGCCCATGCACTTATACTTTGATGAAGCAAGACGACTACTGAAATACAGTTAACTATGCTAAATGCCGGAAGTCTCGGGAACCTAAGAGTCAACCTGTTCTCACGTGATGGTGGACGTAGGCACGTGATCAGGACACATCGCCGCCACACGTGGGGGGCAAAATGGCCGTCCAGCCTCGAGGCTCATCTCCTAAACGTCATTTCCGAATGAATGAGAAGAGCGGCATTCCTGACCAATGAAGGCTTGGGGCGGGTCTCTAGTCTGATGTACATCGAAGTAGGCCAATGGAAGCTGTGCAGCACGGTGTCCGTGGGCCAGCGTCACGGCGCGTTGCTGGGTGGCGGCAGGCGGGGCCCGGGCCACGGAGCCAATGCGATGGCTGGGGCGGGGTTGGGTGCTCTATAAGTTGTCGAGAGGCGGATCCTCCGCCCTAGTTCCCAGGATCATGTCTGCGAGTCAGGATTCCCGGTGAGTAGAAACAGTTCCAGTAGCTTTAGAGTTCAATGGCCTTACCCTGTACTGTTCGAAAACTTCGCGGGGGCGGAGCCGGCGTCAACCATCTCTAGCCCATTGaggtagagggaggggaagacTGCTAGACGATACCATTTTGTGAATAGGAAGAAGCGTGCGACCCTACCACTGGGGATCCCTATGGGGTCGGGAGAAGAGCCACAAACCCTTGCTCAGTACCGGGGGGAGGAGAGTGGAGCGAGGGTTAATTGCGGTGGTAGACGCTGGTCTGGGGAGAGGCGAAGTAGAAcctgggaaagaagggaggaaaaaatttgtggAGGAGCCGGCCTGGTAAAACCCGTGTGGGGTGCGATTCAGATTGCTTGTCTGAGCGGAATATTCCGAGCGGGTCTTTTCTGGGCTCTGGGGAATTCGGGTGAAACCATTCTCAGTGTAGGGGGGGAATTAGGTCTTGTAGGCTACTTAAACTCTTGGAGACATGGCCACCTCCGATCCGATAATTTTCCCGAAATCCAGGATCAATATTAAAAGTGGAGGGGGGCATTTTGTAGAGGGAGTTTGTCCCTTGTCCAGTGCCTTCCGGGCGGATCCCTCTTGTCCCCTTTGAGAGGGGAATGGTGAACTGCGGAGGAGCTGTTCCACTTTACTGGGGACCAGATTGGGGTGTGGGCAGGCGACACCATTTTTCGAAAAGGGGGCCCAGGATGTGGCCCATCCCACCCAGCATTACCGGGGGAGAGAAATGGATGCTGGGTGGTTTGGATTCGATGATTTTGCTTATGGAATAAAAGGGGATAAACATGTGCTACTTTAAAATTCTTGATCCATTTTGTaccttcccccctcccatttcTTAAGGGTTGTgcaattcccccctcccccccttaccCAGCTTGGCTTCATTGTGCGCGAGGCCGCTATTGCCCGAGGCCTCCCACATCCGGGCACACGGCGAGGCGagatggaggggaggaggggtcTGGGCGAATTCGAGTTGGAAGGAGGGGTAGCAACTAGGAGGGAAGAATGTGGGCGTCATGACGTGGAAAGATAGGGCGGGACTTCCTATACGTACTCCTGCGAGGGGAGTCAGGCTCTGGGCACGTGGACTAGGCCGTGTGCAGAGGCTGCCCTTCCCAGCCACATCCGGGCGATCTagaggttgggggaggggggttcGAACGCTgcacttttttcccctccttccccaatttctctcccaaaggaaaatgggatgaGGTGGGGTACCATTTATTAGGACTTTGAGCAGGGAAGTGATTGCTGGGGAAAGATCTTTAGAAGCTTGTTCTCCTTAGGGTAAAATGAGCTGTGGTAGAACGTATTATGGAGAGGAGCTTAACTTCCCTACCCGAAGGGGTATTTGGGATGAGTTGGCTGATCCCCACCCATCCAGGAATAGACATCTTTGGAAGGGTCCTAAGGGATGAtctagaattcttttctttcatttccagaTCCAGAGACAATGGCCCTGATGGAATGGACCCTGATGGTGTCATCGAGGTGATAGGATTGtttatatactttgttttttcaactatttaaattttaagaaGTCATCCAACCTCTTCTAAGGTTTGGGGCTTTGTGGGCATGGTTttgcttttctctccctcttttataAAATCACTCAAAACTCATCTTTTGATCAAGGgctttttcttccctctgctCCTCCAAATGAGATTTTAAGAAGTTGAGCAGCTTAACTGAAGTTTAAGtcccatttgtaattttcttagTATAGGAGACTGTTCGCTGGCTGACATGTTTAATGTTCTTGATTTCCCTTATATAGAGTAACTGGAATGAGATTGTGGATAGTTTTGATGATATGAACCTCTCAGAATCTCTTCTTCGTGGTATATATGCCTATGGTTTTGAGAAGCCATCTGCTATTCAGCAACGGGCAATTCTTCCTTGTATCAAGGGTaagatgttttccttttatttgcttgaaATAGTAGATCTGTTTTGAATGTTACCAACTTGATTACATTCATCTTTCCTTTAACAAGTTAGGTAATAGCTTTAGACCCACTCATTGTTCTTCTCCCCTAACTTGAGTTAATTCTTTCCTTGTAGCCTCTAGTCATGTCCATTTCTACATCCTGTTCTTGCAGGTTATGATGTGATTGCTCAAGCCCAATCGGGGACCGGGAAGACTGCTACCTTTGCCATTTCCATTTTGCAACAGATTGAACTGGACTTAAAGGCCACACAGGCCTTGGTGTTGGCACCCACCAGAGAACTAGCTCAACAGGTAAGATTTCTGAACATGGTCCTAAACTGCCTTAGAAAACTGATCCTATTACATTTTTCATGTAagtttaaaaaggggggggggagactaAAGATGTTAGTTGCATATCCTGGTTATCTCAGGTGTACTTTCCTCTCACAATTTAAACTGACCCCCATAATTAAAGGCACCTTTTTCCTGCTATAAACCCAGCAACCAACGCCTCCAATTGCCTGACTCAGAAGAGAATTAGCATCCTGGGTGGAGCATGGTAGTCTGGCTGGACAGGTTTAATGGCCATTTCATGGCTAGCCATGCACGTCTCCCACCACACCCCTGACACTGGGTAGAGAGACACCTCTGTGGTGGTGTTCTTCTCATATCAGTCAGGGGCATAGTAGCAGTCCAAGTTCATCCCAGCTTGATGCTTTGCTTGGTGGCCATAGCTGGTTCATGCCCTGGGCACATAATTGTCCATTGATCTTAGGAGGAAGAGTTTTAGTTTCTGTTAATTTCGTTAACTTGCTTTAGAACCAGTGAGACAACTTTAAAAACTTCAGTAATGTTCGGGTACGACTGCAATCAAAAGGAAACCAAAATGAGTCTAGTAGCCACTAGCCCTATTAATTCTGGAGACTGATAAAACTGAAACTTAAAACTACAATTCAttagtgtattttttaaaaatggtaatttAAACCCACTTTATTGGGAAAGCCTGGTATATAAGATATCATGGACTATGaagtttctatttgttttgttttggaccAAGATCCAAAAGGTAGTGATGGCATTAGGAGACTACATGGGTGCCTCATGCCATGCCTGCATTGGAGGAACAAATGTTCGAGCTGAGGTTCAGAAGTTGCAGATGGAAGCTCCACACATCATTGTGGGCACTCCAGGCCGTGTTTTTGACATGCTTAACCGGCGATATTTATGTGAGTACTATTTTCCCTTTGTGCCCAGGTCTTTACTATTTGCTCTATGATGATTCCTCCATGCGTGTCATCTGAGTGCAATTTCCCTGTTTTCCCAGTTTGAGGGTGTTTTGCCCTCAAGTCTCTGGGATGGCAGAGGTCTCTGTGCACATGATCATACTTTAATTCTGAGAGCATCTTATATTAGATTGTTCCTTAGTAAAATAGGAGTGTGTAGAAGAGGACAGTTTCTGAAACTATTTCttcccctcccacctccctcATTTTTTTATGCAGCTCCTAAATACATCAAGATGTTTGTTCTGGATGAAGCAGATGAAATGTTGAGTCGTGGTTTTAAGGACCAGATCTATGATATATTTCAGAAGCTCAGTGGCAATACTCAGGTATAAAGTGTCTCAAGGCTTTTAGTCAGTTAAATGTTTCCTGTGAAACAGGAAAGTCAAAGATCATCGAATCAGTTTTATGGCCTTTTAGTTGTCTTTAACACGTATTATAGCTTGATTACCTCAAGTTTCACTATTTCAGGAAAGGGGATGAGTCCTTGTTTTGTAATATTTCCATTGAAGCTTAATAGGTTTTACATAAATGGGGGCTGGGGAAGGGAATGGTGGTAAATTCTATGAAATAGAGTAAGACAGATTGATGATAGATCTTGATAACTATAATTATGCTTTTCCCCCCCTCCTAAGGTGGTTCTCCTGTCAGCCACCATGCCCTCAGATGTGCTAGAAGTGACCAAGAAGTTTATGAGGGATCCTATCAGGATTCTAGTCAAGAAGGAGGAGTTGACATTGGAAGGCATTCGTCAGTTTTACATAAATGTGGAACGAGAGGTGGGACCCAGTTGAGAAAGGTGGTGTTGTAGCCGGGGAGGGAAGTATTCTGTCGAGATTCTGGAACACTGGCCCTGACTGGTTTCTTCCTCCAAAGGAGTGGAAGCTAGATACCTTGTGTGATCTGTATGAAACGCTGACTATTACCCAAGCTGTTATCTTCATCAATACCCGCCGAAAGGTGGATTGGCTCACTGAGAA
The Sminthopsis crassicaudata isolate SCR6 chromosome 4, ASM4859323v1, whole genome shotgun sequence genome window above contains:
- the EIF4A1 gene encoding eukaryotic initiation factor 4A-I; the encoded protein is MRWLGRGWVLYKLSRGGSSALVPRIMSASQDSRSRDNGPDGMDPDGVIESNWNEIVDSFDDMNLSESLLRGIYAYGFEKPSAIQQRAILPCIKGYDVIAQAQSGTGKTATFAISILQQIELDLKATQALVLAPTRELAQQIQKVVMALGDYMGASCHACIGGTNVRAEVQKLQMEAPHIIVGTPGRVFDMLNRRYLSPKYIKMFVLDEADEMLSRGFKDQIYDIFQKLSGNTQVVLLSATMPSDVLEVTKKFMRDPIRILVKKEELTLEGIRQFYINVEREEWKLDTLCDLYETLTITQAVIFINTRRKVDWLTEKMHARDFTVSAMHGDMDQKERDVIMREFRSGSSRVLITTDLLARGIDVQQVSLVINYDLPTNRENYIHRIGRGGRFGRKGVAINMVTEEDKRILRDIETFYNTSIEEMPLNVADLI